The genomic DNA TCCTGGCGCGCCTGAAGGCCATCGTGTCTGCCGAGCACGAACCGCGTCAGGTGTTCGAGTTGTTGCATGTGCTTTTGACCGATGTGCGCCAGCACTTCGCCGCCGAAGAGCACACCATGGACCGTCTGGAGTACCCACTCCTGGAGGAGCACCGGGAGCGTCACTCCAAGTTCTTGCGTCATCTCGAGACCGTCGAGACGGAGACCCGCGCCCTGAAGGCCGGGCTCTCCGCGGCGGTCGCGACCCAGCTCGAGAACTGGTTTCACGATCACGAACAGACGGCGGACGCCGATCTGCTGGCGTATCTGCGCAGCAACCGCTGACCCGGACAGCCTTCAGCGGGGCTGGAACTCGTCGTCGCCGAAGGCCGCCAGGTAGTCCCGCCGGAGCCCTCCACAGCGCGCTCTCTCAGCGCAGGAGTCACAACGCGGCAGGAAGTTGCCGCCCTCGATGGCCGACTCTTCCAGCATGAAGCCGTAGCCACCGGGGTTGGCGACGAAGAGATCGAGGTCCGCGGCGTGGAACAGGCAGCGCGCGTGGCTCTGGGGCACGACGCACGGTGGGGTGTGCAGCGAGGTGAGGGAGACGCTCGGGTTTGCGTTCATGGCTGCGACGACGCCAGACACGACCTCAGCGAGCCGAGGGATTTGAGCCGAGAGATCTCGGTCTCCCTGATCGACTGCGGAGAAACACCAGACGTTGAAATGCGACAGCCCAAGTGCGGCGTACGCGCGCACCATCTCCGGCAGCTCTGCCAGGTTGCTCGCGTAGATCAGGAGATCGCCGGCCATCGGCAGCCCGTGCTGTTTGAGCTCGGCGATTGCGCGCAGCATGAGCTCGTGACAGCCAGGGGTCCGCGTGAGGCGGTCGTGGGTTTCGGCCGTTGCGCCCTTGATGGCGAAGCTCACCTCCGTCAGGCCGGCGCTGACGTAGCGTTGGCTGACCTCGGGGTAAGCGAGCAGCATGCCGTTGGTCTGGAGCTTGATGCGGGTGTAACCGAGCTCCCGAGCCTTCTTCACGACGGCGAATGAGTCCTTGCGCAGTGTGGGTTCGCCACCCCCGAGCCAGAGGGATGTGGCGCCACGCTGCCGTCCGCGCAAGAGCTCACGCACGACCTCCTGTGTGCTCATGCGTGGGCCCGTGTCCGACACGCTGAAACACCCGATGCAGCGGTTGTTGCACGAGTAGTCCGCCGAGATCTCCAACCACTTTAGCCGTCTCGGTGGCGAGGGATTCGGCATCGCGCCGCCAAGCGTCATCCGAAGGCCCGAACGTGTAAAGGGCGGGAGGCGGACCCTCGGCGCCTGCGGAGCACCCGGTGTTGCCTCGGCCAGCACGCGCAGGTGCCAGAACAATGGGCGGGGATCCGGCTAGGATGCGGCTCATGCCCACCAGCACACGGGTCTTTCGCAACGCCAGTGTCCGCTCCGGAGACAAGGGTGACGTAACCTGCGCTGCGATCGCCTGGCGTGACGGGCGCATTCTCGCCGTGGGGACGGACGCTGAGGTCGCGCTCGCAGCCGGTCCGGGTGCGGAGAGCTGGGACGTCGCGGGGGCGGCGGTTCTGCCGGGTTTCATCGATGCACACCACCACCCATGCATCGTCGCGCTGTTCGGCGGAGTGCTCAGACTGACAGCGCCTGCGGTGACCGACATCCCGAGCCTGCAGCGTGCGCTCGCCGATCTGTCAAAAACGACCGCCCCGGGCGACTGGGTGGTTGCCACGGAGTGGGACGAGATCAACCTGACCGAACGTCGTCCGCCGACGCGCGAAGAGCTGGACGATGCGGTGCCCGGGCACCCGCTGATCGCGTTTCACTACACCTGCCACCGTGCCGTGGCGAACAGCCGAGCGCTGGAGCTCGCCGGCATCGGCCGTGACACGAGCGATCCTTCCGGCGGAGAGTTCGTTCGCGGTCGCGACCGACTTCCCACCGGGCTGCTCATCGAGCGCGGCATGAGCCCCGTCGAGCGCCTGGCCCGAGCTAGCCTGGTCGCGCGCGACGCCGACGGTTTCATGTCGCGCCTGGCCGAACACCATCGCGCCCTGGCGAAAGCCGGGATTACGCGGGTCTTCGACGCGACGGTTCCGGGCGATCTGGCGGTGCTCTACCGCGAGGCGGAGCGGCGGGGCCTGCTGAGCGTGCCGACCGTGATGATGCCGGTGTCCACGACTGGCTATCTGGAGACACCCTTTGATGCGCTCGACGGGCCGGTCACCGGTGAAACCCAGGGATTGCTCACGGTCGGCCCCATGAAGCTCGTGTTCGATGGTGCACCGGGCTGCGCCATGTGTCTCGGGTGGATCCAGACCGCGGGAGCGTTCCTGCGCTCGCTGGCCCAGTCGGCGCGCCGCGGGTCTCTCGACACCCTACGGACCATGATGTCCGTCGAGCCGCGGGTCGGAGTGAAGCTGCGCACCGGGATCCAGATCTACCGGCAGGACGAGGCTCGTGAGATCGTGACGGCGGCGGTCGAGCGCGGCTTTGCCCTGGCCACTCACGCGATTGGCAATCAAGCCGTGGAGCTGGCCCTCGACACCTACGACGCCGCAGGCGCCAAGCTGGGCCGAGCCGGTGTCCCTCGGCTGGAGCACGCCACCTTTCTGACCTCCGAGTTGGTCGCGCGCATCGCGGGCATCGGCGCAGCCGTCGTGACACAGCCGAACTTCATGAGCCTGCCAGCGTATTCGACCGCAGTTCCCATTCCCGGTCTGCGCAACGCGCCGTTGCGCTGGCTGCTGGACGCGAAGGTGCTCGTCGCCGGGAGCTCGGACTTTCCCGTCGCCGGGTTCGACCCGCTCGCAGCGATCGTCGCAGCGGTTACCCGGAAGACTGCGCGAGGCGAGGTCTACGAGGCGGATCAGCGGATCGAGATCGATGAAGCGATTGCGCTCTACACGAGCTCGGCCGCCGAGGTCACTGGCTGCTTGGCGGAGGTGGGCACGCTCAGTCTCGGAAAACGCGCCGATCTGGTGGTGATTGACGGGTCGGTCGCGACCCTCGAAGGCCTCGAGGCCGCGAAGGTTCGTGCGACCGTCATCGGGGGCGAAATCGTGTACGGGCAGCCGTAGGCCGCGCGGCGGAGCGCGGTTGGTTCGAGGTCGCGGCGACTGGCTCGGCCCGGGCGTTGATGGCAAGCTCTGCAGGCCCATGGGGGAGAGCCAAGATCACGAGCTCGTGCCGCTCGACTGCCGGACCTGCGGGATCTGCTGCCGGGACGCATCGGATGGGCGGGTCGGGGTCAGCGCCGAAGATCTCGTGCGCTGGAAGCGCGAAGGAAGACGCGACATCGTCGACGCGCTCGTGCCGGGTCACTTCGGCGTGATGGCCTTTCCGTCTCGACCGAGTGGAGCCTGTGTGCACCAGGGAACGCCGGACAATCCCAACGACTGCTCGATCTACGAGACCCGCGCGGAGCCCTGTCGACAGGTCCAGCGTGGTGATCGGGAGTGCCTCGCCTATCGCCGCGTCTTCTTCGCTGCTCCGAAGTAGCAATGGAAGGCGCACTGGTGCGCTCAGCGTTTGGACTTGCTGGACGGGGGCGGGGCTTCGGACCTGGCTGCAACCACGTCGACGCCGCCGCCATCGGAATAGGTGCCGAGCACACGCTCGCGTCGTTTCATGAAGCGCTGGAACCCCGGGATTTCAGCCGCCTGCGCGCTGCGCTGTTCCAGCTCTTCGGCGCTCTGGACCAGCGGCATCTGGTGCGTTGGACGGCGCGAGCGTCTCAGCTCCGAAGTGATCGCGGACAGCTCCTGACTTCGGCGGCTCAGGCTCCGCTTCGTCTCGATGAGCTCCATTCGCAAGACGTGCGCCTCTTCTTTGGCGCGCTCTACCTCTTCGTAGGGTGCGGTGGGCTCGGGCGGTTTCGTCGGGACCACGTCTGGGGAGGGTGTGTTTCGAGCTTCGGTGACGGCTGCCTCTCGCTCCGCTCGCAGGCGGGCGAGCTCGGCTTGGAGCTCACGCGCCTCGGCGGCGCGGGCCGACTTCTCGTCCTCCAGGCTGTGGCTCAGCTCGTCGGCCTTGGACTTCTGAGCGATGCCCTCGTCGCGCGCCGCAACGACAGCGTTCCACATCTCTTGCCGCATGTCGTCGTAGGCGACGGCGGCGGCGTCGAGCTCTTCCCGAAGCTCCTGCCGCTCTGCGCGTGACAGCTCGAGCGTGCTCAGGGCGTCGGTCAGTTGCTCGCGCAAGAGCAGCTCCTCGCGAGCGGGGCCCGGCTTCTGAACGTCGAGTCCCGGCTCGGTCGGGCGCTTGCGATTCAGGCTCAACAGCTCCTTTCGGAGTGCGGCGATATCCTCCGAGTAGCGCGCCTCGAGCTCGATGACGCGCGCTTCGTGCTCCCGCATCAAGGTCTCGACGAACTGGTCCTGTTCCCGGCGGAACGCGGCGAGCTGTTCGTCCAGGCCCGTCGTCGCTGCGTGCGCATCTCGAATCGCCTGGTCGCGCTGGCGAATGAGCACCGTGACCGGCAGCTCGAGTCTGTCCCGCGAGGCGGAGTCGATCTCAGCGTTCGCTTCGCGGATCGCGGAGTCGGCGTCGGGGGGTGTCTTCTTGGGGTGGAGGTCCGGCGGGAGTTTGGTCTTGGCCATGCTGCTGGAGCCTCGCATCGGCGAAGCTAACATGCGGCTTGCGGTCGCAACCGGAGAATCTCTCCCCCACGACGATAGCGGAAGCTCGGCACGCTTGCGCCGTTCGGTCGACGGTTGCCCGGAAGCTCAGAAGCTTCCGGCAATTCCCAGGTTGCCGGACCCGTTACCGAGCGCGAACGTGGGCCGGATGCGGAGGCGGACGAGCTCGGGTCGTTCGTGAGTGTAACGATCGGCGTCGTCGCCGGTGATGAGCAGAACCGCGCCGGTCACCAGGACCGCCGAACCGACGCCAACACCGAGCCAACCGTACACGTCGCGCGCTCTGGCTTTGTCGTAGTCGTCGAGGGCGAGGTTCTTTCGCCGGTTGCACTCCGCGGGCCCGACTTTCAGATCCGAGGCATGGCACCGGGTCACCGTCCCCGCTCTGGCGAGGTCGATGTCGGCCTGCCAAGCGTTGCCTTCGTCGATGAACCCGTCCTTCTTGCTCTGGTTCCAGAGCAAGAAACCGGCGCTTGCGCCGGTGACCACGGCGCCGCTCAGCACCCCCACCCAGCCCCAGGTCTTGAACAACCCTGCCTTGCGCTCGTAGCGTTGGCGATACTCCGCCGTTGGCTCGAGCACCACGCGCACGGTGGTGGTGCCACCCAGCGCAACCTCGACGCGGCGCCGCACCGGCTCGAACCCATCGCGCTCCACCAGGAGCGCGTGAGGCCCCGCCGGCACTCGCAGTCCGGCGCTGTACTTTCCTTGCGGCTTGCCATCGACGCTGAAATTGCAGTCGGGTTCACTCAAGTCCAGCGCGAGCACGCCCGCGGCGCTGGTCAGGGTCGTGGGATCCACGCCGGGCTCGAGCAGCACCTCCCCCTTCACCGCCTCGCCCAGCTCGACCGACTGGGTCGCCGCGACGTAGCCGGGGCGCTGCAACACCACGCTGTGTTTGCCCGGAGCCAAGACGAGCGGCGCGGGCAACGGAGTCGTGCCGGCGAGTTTTCCGTCCACGACCACGGCGGCGCCAAGGATGCTTGATTTCACGGTGAGCTGGGCGAGTCGTCCTTCGAACGGGCGCAACGTGAAGCTCAAGGTCTTCTTTGTACCGCCCGCGAGGCTGACCTCTCGGCGTTCCGGGATGTGTCCCGGCGCGGTGACGCCGACGACGCGGGAGCCGCCCGTGACCTTGATGGATTGCGAAGAGCTACTCGTGGGTAGCCGCACTCCGTCGATGTCGACCTCCGCGCCTTCGACGTCGACCTTGATCTCGAGCTCGGCAATCCGCTGCGCTTGTTCGTCGCGCATGCTCTTCGCACGTTCGAGCTTCTCCGCCGGGAGGCTGCCCGGACTCCGGATGACCTCGTCGAGCGTGGCCACGGCCTCGACGGCGCGGCCCATCGCCGCGTAGACCAAGCCGATGTTGTAGGCGACGACCGGGTGAGGCGACAGCTCGTGTGCGCGGCGAAACTCCGCGAGCGCGCCGGCGTTGTCCCCGTCGTTGAACAGACGCAGGCCTCGCCCGAAGCGGTCGCGGGCCTCGGTCTTGGCGTCGGTGGCAGCCTGTGCGCGAAGTGGCGCTGCGTGGAGCAACACACTGGGTGCGAGGAGGGTGGCGACCACGAGGGGCAGCGCGCGAAAATATCCGCCCGCTACCCCGCTCGAAGTTCGCACTGGGCGAATCTACCTCAACGAGGAGCGGGTCAGCTAATACGGATTGTTCTCGTCGAGCCCGGTCTTCTTGGCTTTCGTGGACGGCGCGGCGGGTGGGGTCTGGCCCGCCGAGCCCTTCGGCAGTGGTGGCTTCGTACCCGGAGCCGGGTGGGCCGCAGCTGCAGTGGATGGCGCAGGCACAGCCGAGTCTGCGATTGTCTCTGGCGCGGTGGACGGCACCACTTCGGGTCCGGAGCTCGGGGCTGACTCTTCCGGCAGCGGCGTGCTCGTCTGGCTGCTCGGTTCGGGGCCCGCGCCGCTCGAGCTTCGCGCGACGCCGGCCAGGTACACGCCGCCGAAGCCGACGAGCATCACGGCCGCGACGGTGCCTGCGATGAAGCGCCCGCGCCCTCGCTCTGGTGTTTGCGCGACGGTTCGGCCCAGCGCGCCCGCTTCGATGGATGGGGGCCCACCGCTTGCCTGCTTGCTGTCAGCCCCCGTCGCCGCATTGGCGGTGATCGCCGGCGCGGCGTTGGCGGTGATCGCCGGCGCGGCGTTGGCCGTGATCGCCGGCGCGGCGTCCAGGATGGCGGTCTGGGAAATCTCGGCTGCGCCAGCTTGTTTTGCGGGTGCTCCGAGCGCGCTCTCCTCGAGGAGGAGCGTCGCCGCGTAGGCCTCGCGCACCTCGCCGCGCTCGAAGGGTTCGAGCGCGCTGGCCAGCGCGCGGGCGGTCGCGATGCGCGCCTCGCGCTTCGTTGCCATGGCGTGCTCGACGACGCCGCAGAAAGCCGTAGGTGCGTCCGGACACAGCTCGCGCAGCGGCGTGGGGCTCCCCTCGTGGATGAGCAGCGCGAGGTGCGGCAAGGTGTCGGCGTCGAACGGGCGGCGGCCGCTGGCAGCCTCGTAGGCGATCACTCCGAGCGCGTAGATGTCCGCGCGCGCGTCGAGATCTGTGGCGCCGCGCACCTGCTCCGGCGGCATGTAATACGGTGTGCCGAGCACGGAGCCCTCGCGGGTCATCGCGTGATCACCCGTGAGCGTGGGGTCGAACTTCGAGATGCCGAAATCGAGGATCTTGACGAACGGCCTACCCTCACGCTCGCACACGAACAAGTTGTCGGGCTTCAGATCACGGTGCACCACGCCCGCGTCGTGAGCCGCCTGGATGCCATTGCAAGCCTGCCTCAGAATGTGAGACAGGACGTCGATGGGCAGGCGCCCGCGTGTCCGGATCAGCTGAGACAGCTCTTGGCCGTTCAAGAGCTCCATGACCAGATACGGCTCGCCGGAATCCAGCGTACCGGCGTCGAACGTCTCCACGATGTGGGGGTTGCCGATCCGACCGGCGGCCGAGGCTTCTCGCAGGAAGCGCTCGACGATGGCCGGATGGCTCGCGACCTCGCGGTGCAGGAGCTTCAGCGCGCGACGGTGGTGGGTGAAGACGTGTTCGATCTCGTAGACCGCGCCCATCCCTCCCACACCCAGGCGGCGCAGGATCTTGAACTTTCCCCCAACGATGGTGCCGGGCGCCGGCGCTTCGGCGGACATGGCCACCGCGAATCTAGCACGCGGCGCGGGCTCACCAGACAACACGCCGTGTTTTTCAGCGGGCTCGGGGCGCCGACGGTGCCAAGGTGCACTCGACCGAGTGCCGGATGGAGGAAGCAATCGGCGCGATTTCACCGAGGAGCGTCCGGGCTACGTCACTCGTCGAGACCACGGACCCTGAGTGCAGGGTGCGAGCCCTCCGACCCCTCGACCGCAGAACAGAGCGCGCGGAACCCCCGCTCGACCCGGGTGTCGGCCCGAGAACTTCGGACTCACTTGTGCTCCTCCGGCGGTGCGCCGCGGCCAGCTCGAGCCGGAGCTCGTGGCCGCCGCGGAGCGCCTCTTGGCGCTTTCGCCCTGGGGTTCCGAGCTCCAGGTCGACGAACCGACCGCGGTCCTCGCGGCGCCCACCCAAAGCCGGTGAGGGGCTCGCGCAGTTGTCGGCGGCTCAACCCGCTTCGTCTGCCCCGACGTCGATGGCCGAGCCCTTGGGGCGATTTTCCCCGTCCAGGTCCTTCGGCGGGGATTCGTTGATGGTTCCGGCGTTGATGCAAGGCGAAGAGTTGTTCAGGTGGAAGGTGTTGTCGACCTTGGGGTCTGCGGCCTGATTGGAACCGTTGGAGGTGATCTGCGTGATGCCGTTCACGCCGGCGATTGCCGTGATCAGCGTCTGCGCGCTGCCGTTGAAGAAGCGGTAGAGGCCGTCGCCCGCGCCCGCGGGCGGACCGTTGAAGAAGAAGTTGTTCTGCAGCGCTTCGGGGTGCGCCTGTTTGCCGGTGGGCGCGTCTTCGTAGAGGCCAAAACGAGCGGCCGCCTTGCCTCCAAGCAAGATGTTGTTGCGGATGCGCCCGTTGATGCCCTTGAAACCGCAGGTGTTGCAGGTGCCGATCCCCACGACGATGGCTGCGCTGCGTGAGTTGGCCGCGGACGCGGTGGGGCCCCCGCCGTCGATGGTGTTGCCATTGATGATGGCGACGCCAGCGGGTACCTCCGCTTCCATCAGCCGAATGCCAACACTGCGCCCAGCGTTGATGCCAAAGATGACGTTGTTGGTGATGGTGGCGTTCGAGCTCTCCGAGTCCACGCCGCCGCAGTAGCTCGTGCTCGCCGCGGCGCAGCTGCTGGTGCCACCCACGTTGATGCGGTTCGCGTTCAAGAGGAAGGTGCCACCGCCCGACACACCGAACGCCGAGTTGGTGTTGGCGACGCCCGCGAAGATGTCGTTGTTCTCGATGCGAGTGCCGGCACCGCTCGCCCAGGTGGTGACGCCGGCCGCTGAGCCTCCCGTTCCGCCCGTGATCTTGTTGCGCACGATCTCGGCGAACGCTTTGGCGGTGGTCCCGGGCGATTCCATGATGACGGCAGCGGCCGCCTGTGTGGCTTGACCGCCCGTGATCTCGTTGCCGTCGATCAGCGGGCCCGTCGCGTTCATGCCCGTCGCCGCAAAGATGGCAATGGCGTGAGAGCGTCCTTGGGGATAACCCCCGGAGGTCACGTTCGGGCCGAAGATCTTGTTGCCCTGGAGCGTCGGCGACCCGCCCTGCAAAGTGACCGCGGCGCGCCCATTGCCCGTGCCGCCGCCGTTCTGTCCCATCAAACGCACGCCTTGAACCAGCGTCAGCCGCGAGATGCTCACGTCAGCGGTGACTCCCAGCGCGTCGGCGGCGAAGATGGCGCTGTCGTAGGTCTTTGCATCGCGGTTCCAGGTGCAGTTGCCCGTCGCGCACTGGTAGCCGCCCAGGATGTCGATGTTCTCGATCAGCGCGACCTTCTCGGTGTAGTGACCCTCACCGACGTACACCGCGACGTTCGGAACACCGGCCGTCTTGAGCGTCTGCGCGTTCTGCAACGCCTTGCCGATCGTCAGAAGTGGTTTGGCCTGAGTGCCCGGGTTGCTGTCGTTGCCGATCGCCGCCGAGACCCAGGTGCCGATGGCGCTGCAGCCTTGATCGATCTGTTTGTCGCAGTCGTTGTCCTTGTTGTCGCCGCAGATCTCGCTGGCTCCGGGGTAGCTGGTCGGGTCGTTGTCATCACAGTCATTGGCGCAGGTGGTGACGCCATCCTTGTCGGCGTCGGGACACGCGGCATCTCCACCAGCGTCTCCTCCGCCCGTGGCCCCGGTGCCCGCCACACCGCCGCTGCCGCCACCGCCGCCGGCACCGCCGCTTGCTCCGGCGCCCGCCACACCTCCGGTCGCGCCGCCGCCTGCCGCACCTCCCGAGCCTCCTGCGTTGGTTCCGCCGCCGCCGCTTGCTCCGGCGCCCGCCGCGCCGCCGGTCCCGCTGCCGCCCGTTCCACCCTTGTTGTTCAGGCCGGCATCATCACTGCCCCCGCAGCCGTAGGCGCCTGCCGCCGCCACACCGATCAAAATGAGTCCGCGCCCCGCCCAGCTTCGCTTCGTCATCGTTCGCCTCCCGGCAAGAAAACCCAAGACCACGAAGGTAGCACTGCGCGCTTTTCTTCGCGATGGCGTCGGTGTGTGGGCGGGCCACCCACTTCCCCGGCCGTTCAGGCTATTGGTTCTGATCACGAGGTCATGGGATGGAAGCAACACGGAACTCACACTGCTCCCACTGCGGAGCCCAGTTTGCCGAAGGGCAAGCCTGGCCGCGGCGGTGCCCGAGCTGCGCGCGCTTCAGCTATTCGAATCCAATCCCGGTCGGAGTGCTGCTGGTTCCGGTCGCGACGCGCCCGGGTCTCGGTCTCTTGCTCATTCGCCGCGCCATCGACCCCGGTCGAGGTGCGTTCGCCCTGCCGGGCGGCTTCCTGACCACGGGTGAGAGCTGGCAGGTCGGCGCGGTGCGAGAGGTGATGGAAGAGACGGGCATCGAGCTCTCCCCCGAGAGTGTGAGTCTTCACGCCGTCAGGAGCACACCGAACGGAGCCGAGCTGATCGTGTTCGGCAGCGTTCCGCCGATCTCCGAGGCTGCGCTCGGCGGGTTTCGTGCGACCGATGAGACCGACGCGCTCCGTGTGGCCACCGTGCCGGAGCCGCTCGCGTTCTCGCTGCACACCGAGGTCGCAACCGCTTGGTTGAGGGTGAACGGTTCGGGCTGAGGAGCGGAGCGGCTTGTGTCATCGCGGTGCTCGCGTGACACTGGACCGCGTGGCGCGTTCTTTTGGCCTGAGGCTCGCGAGCCCCTGTGATCTCGCGTGCGCCGCGTGTGACCGCGGTGGGAGTGGTACACCCATCGAACGCGCAACCGAGCCGTTTGCCGGTAGCGAGCACGGCGACGAGCTGCGCATTCTGGGTTGTGATCCGCTGTCTCTGCCCGGCTTGTCGAGTGTGATCGAGGCAGCACGCGCGCGCGGTTGCCGACGTGTTGCCGTCGAGACCAATGGCGCTGGGCTCGCGACGGCGAGCCTCGATGCCATCGACGAGCTCTCGATCCCGGAGCTGATGCTCGAACCCGAGGACGCCGACCTGTTGTTCGGCCGCCCCGGCGCGCAGGCACGGCTCGAGCTCGGGCTTCGGCGTTGGTCCGGCGCGGTGCGGTTGCGTGTGCCGATTCTCGCGGCGGGGTTTCAGGACCCGCATCGTGCGCTGGCGCGTCGCTCGAACGTCGTGGGCCTCGAGCTCCATCTGCCAGGAGAAGCTCCGGACGCGGCGCGCGCAGCCTGGCTGCGTTTCCCTGACAAAGCAGCGCTGTCCGAGGCTCTCGGCCGCGTGCTCGATGCAGCGCTCGAGCACGGCGTCGAGGCCGCGATCTTGCCCCGCAGCGGTCTGCCCTTCTGCGCGGTGCCAGAGCGACATCGCCACACCGGCGTGCTTCGCTTCGACCGAACGCGCGAGGCCGAGCTAGGACCGCGCGATCGATATTCACCGGCTTGTGAGCCGTGTGTTGCCCGACGAGAGTGCTCGGGCTTTCGCGCCTGGCAACTCACAGAGTGGCCGGCGGGCGCCGTCGAACCGCTCACACAGCCCATCGCCGCGCCCGCGAGCTTGGCCGCCGAACGCGGTGCAGCGGCCCCCGGCAAGACTCGGGGGCGTTTCCGGGTCGTGCTTGCGAACCTGGTCGAGCGGACCTTCGGTTACGGACCCGGGGCCGCGGAGTACCTGCGGGCCGCGCTCTTGACCGCGCCGGCGCTCCGT from Myxococcales bacterium includes the following:
- a CDS encoding PEGA domain-containing protein; its protein translation is MRTSSGVAGGYFRALPLVVATLLAPSVLLHAAPLRAQAATDAKTEARDRFGRGLRLFNDGDNAGALAEFRRAHELSPHPVVAYNIGLVYAAMGRAVEAVATLDEVIRSPGSLPAEKLERAKSMRDEQAQRIAELEIKVDVEGAEVDIDGVRLPTSSSSQSIKVTGGSRVVGVTAPGHIPERREVSLAGGTKKTLSFTLRPFEGRLAQLTVKSSILGAAVVVDGKLAGTTPLPAPLVLAPGKHSVVLQRPGYVAATQSVELGEAVKGEVLLEPGVDPTTLTSAAGVLALDLSEPDCNFSVDGKPQGKYSAGLRVPAGPHALLVERDGFEPVRRRVEVALGGTTTVRVVLEPTAEYRQRYERKAGLFKTWGWVGVLSGAVVTGASAGFLLWNQSKKDGFIDEGNAWQADIDLARAGTVTRCHASDLKVGPAECNRRKNLALDDYDKARARDVYGWLGVGVGSAVLVTGAVLLITGDDADRYTHERPELVRLRIRPTFALGNGSGNLGIAGSF
- a CDS encoding NUDIX domain-containing protein; its protein translation is MEATRNSHCSHCGAQFAEGQAWPRRCPSCARFSYSNPIPVGVLLVPVATRPGLGLLLIRRAIDPGRGAFALPGGFLTTGESWQVGAVREVMEETGIELSPESVSLHAVRSTPNGAELIVFGSVPPISEAALGGFRATDETDALRVATVPEPLAFSLHTEVATAWLRVNGSG
- a CDS encoding amidohydrolase, with the protein product MPTSTRVFRNASVRSGDKGDVTCAAIAWRDGRILAVGTDAEVALAAGPGAESWDVAGAAVLPGFIDAHHHPCIVALFGGVLRLTAPAVTDIPSLQRALADLSKTTAPGDWVVATEWDEINLTERRPPTREELDDAVPGHPLIAFHYTCHRAVANSRALELAGIGRDTSDPSGGEFVRGRDRLPTGLLIERGMSPVERLARASLVARDADGFMSRLAEHHRALAKAGITRVFDATVPGDLAVLYREAERRGLLSVPTVMMPVSTTGYLETPFDALDGPVTGETQGLLTVGPMKLVFDGAPGCAMCLGWIQTAGAFLRSLAQSARRGSLDTLRTMMSVEPRVGVKLRTGIQIYRQDEAREIVTAAVERGFALATHAIGNQAVELALDTYDAAGAKLGRAGVPRLEHATFLTSELVARIAGIGAAVVTQPNFMSLPAYSTAVPIPGLRNAPLRWLLDAKVLVAGSSDFPVAGFDPLAAIVAAVTRKTARGEVYEADQRIEIDEAIALYTSSAAEVTGCLAEVGTLSLGKRADLVVIDGSVATLEGLEAAKVRATVIGGEIVYGQP
- a CDS encoding radical SAM protein; its protein translation is MPNPSPPRRLKWLEISADYSCNNRCIGCFSVSDTGPRMSTQEVVRELLRGRQRGATSLWLGGGEPTLRKDSFAVVKKARELGYTRIKLQTNGMLLAYPEVSQRYVSAGLTEVSFAIKGATAETHDRLTRTPGCHELMLRAIAELKQHGLPMAGDLLIYASNLAELPEMVRAYAALGLSHFNVWCFSAVDQGDRDLSAQIPRLAEVVSGVVAAMNANPSVSLTSLHTPPCVVPQSHARCLFHAADLDLFVANPGGYGFMLEESAIEGGNFLPRCDSCAERARCGGLRRDYLAAFGDDEFQPR
- a CDS encoding hemerythrin family protein; translated protein: MLGDDEAGDRPTFPDDPSIQHGHLAGLLARLKAIVSAEHEPRQVFELLHVLLTDVRQHFAAEEHTMDRLEYPLLEEHRERHSKFLRHLETVETETRALKAGLSAAVATQLENWFHDHEQTADADLLAYLRSNR
- a CDS encoding protein kinase, translating into MSAEAPAPGTIVGGKFKILRRLGVGGMGAVYEIEHVFTHHRRALKLLHREVASHPAIVERFLREASAAGRIGNPHIVETFDAGTLDSGEPYLVMELLNGQELSQLIRTRGRLPIDVLSHILRQACNGIQAAHDAGVVHRDLKPDNLFVCEREGRPFVKILDFGISKFDPTLTGDHAMTREGSVLGTPYYMPPEQVRGATDLDARADIYALGVIAYEAASGRRPFDADTLPHLALLIHEGSPTPLRELCPDAPTAFCGVVEHAMATKREARIATARALASALEPFERGEVREAYAATLLLEESALGAPAKQAGAAEISQTAILDAAPAITANAAPAITANAAPAITANAATGADSKQASGGPPSIEAGALGRTVAQTPERGRGRFIAGTVAAVMLVGFGGVYLAGVARSSSGAGPEPSSQTSTPLPEESAPSSGPEVVPSTAPETIADSAVPAPSTAAAAHPAPGTKPPLPKGSAGQTPPAAPSTKAKKTGLDENNPY
- a CDS encoding YkgJ family cysteine cluster protein, whose amino-acid sequence is MGESQDHELVPLDCRTCGICCRDASDGRVGVSAEDLVRWKREGRRDIVDALVPGHFGVMAFPSRPSGACVHQGTPDNPNDCSIYETRAEPCRQVQRGDRECLAYRRVFFAAPK
- a CDS encoding putative metal-binding motif-containing protein, giving the protein MTKRSWAGRGLILIGVAAAGAYGCGGSDDAGLNNKGGTGGSGTGGAAGAGASGGGGTNAGGSGGAAGGGATGGVAGAGASGGAGGGGGSGGVAGTGATGGGDAGGDAACPDADKDGVTTCANDCDDNDPTSYPGASEICGDNKDNDCDKQIDQGCSAIGTWVSAAIGNDSNPGTQAKPLLTIGKALQNAQTLKTAGVPNVAVYVGEGHYTEKVALIENIDILGGYQCATGNCTWNRDAKTYDSAIFAADALGVTADVSISRLTLVQGVRLMGQNGGGTGNGRAAVTLQGGSPTLQGNKIFGPNVTSGGYPQGRSHAIAIFAATGMNATGPLIDGNEITGGQATQAAAAVIMESPGTTAKAFAEIVRNKITGGTGGSAAGVTTWASGAGTRIENNDIFAGVANTNSAFGVSGGGTFLLNANRINVGGTSSCAAASTSYCGGVDSESSNATITNNVIFGINAGRSVGIRLMEAEVPAGVAIINGNTIDGGGPTASAANSRSAAIVVGIGTCNTCGFKGINGRIRNNILLGGKAAARFGLYEDAPTGKQAHPEALQNNFFFNGPPAGAGDGLYRFFNGSAQTLITAIAGVNGITQITSNGSNQAADPKVDNTFHLNNSSPCINAGTINESPPKDLDGENRPKGSAIDVGADEAG